In Penaeus monodon isolate SGIC_2016 chromosome 15, NSTDA_Pmon_1, whole genome shotgun sequence, a genomic segment contains:
- the LOC119581615 gene encoding protein wntless-like isoform X1 — MAGAIIENLSGRKLGILIGFLMICQIACFLVGGLIAPAPSSVMSMLGTKCIDKNYKNSQWYWSRGKQPCRSIGDFDSPIVEEQKISANDIVFSFQIPIPKDGYPLDYSRWQQNLIAMLHLDILYDDEDEVAPDAVMTLDARLGYSNRGDPEGKWTEYASSVEQRHLDCSIEQKKTGYMYNCSHVPLFELGSLHHDFYLLNVRLPVNMADTSEETGMNTKLGHIHDMWVAFIHQNGGFTKVWVSLKTIFFPIIVAIMVWFWRRISQLSRPPALLEYMLMVLGAALTLLNCPLEYLTLAFDCPWMTVVSDIRQGLFYASLLSFWLIFAGEHLMIADDIERNRIRVYWRHLSAVLGGCLCLFIFDMCERGVQLRNPFYSIWATEIGTNLALAFIILAGVCAGLYFCFLSYMIWKVFMNISSKRQSLPAMSSARRLHYEGIIYRFKVLMLATLLCAAMTVIGFILGQVSEGQWTLDDNIKLEYTSGFFTGVYGMWNIYTFALICLYAPSHKRWPKDQNWPISDSCGLASIHGALLARDTQSSTGEEIEFSRLATEPSEMSSLTAFTKKSATD, encoded by the exons ATGGCGGGGGCTATAATAGAAAACCTGAGTGGCCGGAAATTAGGCATCTTGATCGGTTTCCTGATGATATGCCAAATCGCCTGCTTCCTTGTGGGAGGATTGATTG caCCTGCACCATCCTCTGTGATGTCCATGTTAGGCACAAAATGCATTGACAAGAACTACAAGAACAGTCAGTGGTACTGGAGCCGGGGGAAGCAACCGTGCAGGAGCATCGGTGACTTCGACAGCCCCATCGTTGAGGAGCAGAAGATTAGTGCCAATGACATTGTCTTCAGCTTCCAG ATTCCTATTCCTAAGGATGGCTACCCCCTGGACTATTCACGTTGGCAACAGAACCTAATTGCAATGCTGCATCTGGATATACTctatgacgatgaggatgaagtGG CACCAGATGCCGTGATGACCCTAGATGCTCGCTTGGGCTATAGCAATCGAGGTGATCCAGAGGGGAAATGGACAGAATATGCCTCGTCAGTTGAGCAACGGCATTTAGACTGCTCTATTGAACAGAAAAAGACAGGTTATATGTATAATTGCTCTCATGTGCCACTCTTTGAACTAGGATCTCTGCACCATGACTTCTATCTCTTGAATGTCCGACTGCCAGTGAACATGGCAGATACATCCGAAGAAACTGGTATGAACACAAAACTCGGCCACATCCATGACATGTGGGTTGCG TTCATCCACCAAAATGGAGGGTTCACCAAAGTGTGGGTGTCCCTCAAGACGATCTTCTTCCCAATTATTGTGGCCATCATGGTCTGGTTCTGGCGTCGCATCTCGCAGCTGTCCCGTCCCCCAGCACTCTTAGAGTACATGCTGATGGTGCTCGGTGCTGCTCTCACGCTACTGAATT GCCCACTGGAATACCTGACCTTAGCTTTTGATTGCCCATGGATGACTGTGGTCAGTGACATTAGGCAGGGACTTTTCTATGCCTCGCTGCTCTCATTCTGGCTTATCTTTGCTGGTGAACATCTGATG ATTGCG GATGACATTGAGCGGAACCGCATTCGTGTCTACTGGCGTCACCTGAGCGCTGTCCTTGGAGGGTGTCTTTGTCTCTTCATCTTCGATATGTGCGAACGGGGAGTGCAGCTGCGCAACCCCTTCTATTCCATCTGGGCGACAGAAATTGGAACTAACCTGGCTCTGGCCTTCATTATCTTGGCAGGCGTTTGTGCCGGTCTCTACTTCTGCTTCCTCTCATACATGATATGGAAG GTGTTCATGAATATTAGCAGCAAACGTCAGTCACTACCAGCAATGTCTTCAGCACGTCGGCTTCACTATGAGGGCATTATATATCGTTTTAAGGTCCTGATGCTTGCAACTCTCCTGTGTGCAGCAATGACTGTGATTGGTTTTATCCTTGGACAG GTCTCAGAGGGACAGTGGACCTTGGACGATAACATCAAGCTGGAATACACGAGCGGTTTCTTCACTGGGGTTTATGGCATGTGGAATATCTACACCTTTGCCCTCATTTGCCTCTATGCTCCTTCACATAAGCGCTGGCCAAAGGATCAGA aCTGGCCCATATCAGACTCCTGTG GTCTAGCCTCAATTCACGGAGCACTTTTGGCACGAG
- the LOC119581615 gene encoding protein wntless-like isoform X2: MAGAIIENLSGRKLGILIGFLMICQIACFLVGGLIAPAPSSVMSMLGTKCIDKNYKNSQWYWSRGKQPCRSIGDFDSPIVEEQKISANDIVFSFQIPIPKDGYPLDYSRWQQNLIAMLHLDILYDDEDEVAPDAVMTLDARLGYSNRGDPEGKWTEYASSVEQRHLDCSIEQKKTGYMYNCSHVPLFELGSLHHDFYLLNVRLPVNMADTSEETGMNTKLGHIHDMWVAFIHQNGGFTKVWVSLKTIFFPIIVAIMVWFWRRISQLSRPPALLEYMLMVLGAALTLLNCPLEYLTLAFDCPWMTVVSDIRQGLFYASLLSFWLIFAGEHLMIADDIERNRIRVYWRHLSAVLGGCLCLFIFDMCERGVQLRNPFYSIWATEIGTNLALAFIILAGVCAGLYFCFLSYMIWKVFMNISSKRQSLPAMSSARRLHYEGIIYRFKVLMLATLLCAAMTVIGFILGQVSEGQWTLDDNIKLEYTSGFFTGVYGMWNIYTFALICLYAPSHKRWPKDQNTQSSTGEEIEFSRLATEPSEMSSLTAFTKKSATD; this comes from the exons ATGGCGGGGGCTATAATAGAAAACCTGAGTGGCCGGAAATTAGGCATCTTGATCGGTTTCCTGATGATATGCCAAATCGCCTGCTTCCTTGTGGGAGGATTGATTG caCCTGCACCATCCTCTGTGATGTCCATGTTAGGCACAAAATGCATTGACAAGAACTACAAGAACAGTCAGTGGTACTGGAGCCGGGGGAAGCAACCGTGCAGGAGCATCGGTGACTTCGACAGCCCCATCGTTGAGGAGCAGAAGATTAGTGCCAATGACATTGTCTTCAGCTTCCAG ATTCCTATTCCTAAGGATGGCTACCCCCTGGACTATTCACGTTGGCAACAGAACCTAATTGCAATGCTGCATCTGGATATACTctatgacgatgaggatgaagtGG CACCAGATGCCGTGATGACCCTAGATGCTCGCTTGGGCTATAGCAATCGAGGTGATCCAGAGGGGAAATGGACAGAATATGCCTCGTCAGTTGAGCAACGGCATTTAGACTGCTCTATTGAACAGAAAAAGACAGGTTATATGTATAATTGCTCTCATGTGCCACTCTTTGAACTAGGATCTCTGCACCATGACTTCTATCTCTTGAATGTCCGACTGCCAGTGAACATGGCAGATACATCCGAAGAAACTGGTATGAACACAAAACTCGGCCACATCCATGACATGTGGGTTGCG TTCATCCACCAAAATGGAGGGTTCACCAAAGTGTGGGTGTCCCTCAAGACGATCTTCTTCCCAATTATTGTGGCCATCATGGTCTGGTTCTGGCGTCGCATCTCGCAGCTGTCCCGTCCCCCAGCACTCTTAGAGTACATGCTGATGGTGCTCGGTGCTGCTCTCACGCTACTGAATT GCCCACTGGAATACCTGACCTTAGCTTTTGATTGCCCATGGATGACTGTGGTCAGTGACATTAGGCAGGGACTTTTCTATGCCTCGCTGCTCTCATTCTGGCTTATCTTTGCTGGTGAACATCTGATG ATTGCG GATGACATTGAGCGGAACCGCATTCGTGTCTACTGGCGTCACCTGAGCGCTGTCCTTGGAGGGTGTCTTTGTCTCTTCATCTTCGATATGTGCGAACGGGGAGTGCAGCTGCGCAACCCCTTCTATTCCATCTGGGCGACAGAAATTGGAACTAACCTGGCTCTGGCCTTCATTATCTTGGCAGGCGTTTGTGCCGGTCTCTACTTCTGCTTCCTCTCATACATGATATGGAAG GTGTTCATGAATATTAGCAGCAAACGTCAGTCACTACCAGCAATGTCTTCAGCACGTCGGCTTCACTATGAGGGCATTATATATCGTTTTAAGGTCCTGATGCTTGCAACTCTCCTGTGTGCAGCAATGACTGTGATTGGTTTTATCCTTGGACAG GTCTCAGAGGGACAGTGGACCTTGGACGATAACATCAAGCTGGAATACACGAGCGGTTTCTTCACTGGGGTTTATGGCATGTGGAATATCTACACCTTTGCCCTCATTTGCCTCTATGCTCCTTCACATAAGCGCTGGCCAAAGGATCAGA